Below is a genomic region from Gammaproteobacteria bacterium CG11_big_fil_rev_8_21_14_0_20_46_22.
TGTCCTTGTTAGCAAACCCACTGATGGTGCACCCGCTTTTTGCAGGAGGGCCATCGCTTCCACCACCTTGCCATAGCTGACGGACTGATCGCCTTTAACAAACACCGGTCGAGGCGTATTTTGTTCTCGATCTACCGCTAACTCTGCCGCCACCAGATTCACCAGATTTTCCGCAGAAATTGGCGTTGTTGGCGTGGGCGACACATTCACATAAAAATGCCCCACGCGATCAACGGAGACCACGATTGGCACATGCTGTTTCAAAGGAATCACCTTGGCTTTTGCATTGGGTAAGTTGACATGAATGCCTTGTGTCATCAGTGGCGCGGTGATCATAAAAATCACGAGCAAGACCAACATCACATCGATGTAGGGCACCACATTGATTTGTGACATGAACCGTCGCGTGCGACGATTACGCCTCATGTTCGACCGCATCGCTCTTCTCACCTTGCGTTTGTTTACGCGTTAATAAACTGACAAATTCATCTTGAAAAATATCAAAGCGGTGAACAATTTGATCGACCATGGCCGCGTAGCGATTATAAAACACGACAGCAGGAATCGCTGCGAACAAGCCGAGTGCTGTGGCAATCAACGCTTCAGAAATGCCGGGCGCTACCATCGAAATCGTGACTTGCTCTGCACCGCCCAAAGAATGAAAAGACATCATAATGCCCCAGACCGTACCGAACAAACCAATATAAGGACTGACTGAACCAATGGTCGCCAACATCGGCAAGTTTGCCTCTAGCTCTTCTTCTTCATAGCTTGCGTGCACACGCATCATGCGCATCACACAGTCCATTTTTTCCGCATGCGACAAATTTTCATGCTCGATACGTTGCCACTCTTTAAAACCTTCACGAAAGATCAACGCAAGGGCTTGCGTTTTTTTCGGTTTTTTATCGATGAGCGCCAAGAGATCATCGAAATTAGCTTGCTTTAAAATTTGACGCTCGAAACGGCGGTTCGCACGTTTAGCGCGACCCAGCGCAAACCAGCGCTGAAAAATAATCGTCCACGAAATAATCGATGCGACGACCAAAATCAACAAAACCAACTGAACCACTAAGCTCGATGTATTTAAATAATGGGAAAACGGTTGCTGCCAAGTCACGATAACCCCCTGCTTCGGCTATTGCAAAACAGTATCACCGAGGCTTCGTAAAATCAAACGGAGAATGAGGCATAAAAACAGCCTAGCCGCTGTGTTTGAGCGTTAGCCTTTCAAGGCTGTGTGGGCAGAAAGCCGAACCCAGAGCCGCCAGGGATGGCTTTACGGCGTCCTTGAAAGGCTAATGCTTAAATACAAAAAGGATAGGCGGCATTCAGAAAAAGTAGTGAACCCGTATTATCGAACTTATACCCTAAAGCAACTCGGCTCCGCGCTTAGGCGCATCCAAGCCCAAATGCGCGTAGGCGCGCGCGGTGACCACACGCCCTCTTGGAGTGCGCATCATAAAACCTTGCTGAATCAAATACGGCTCGATCACATCCTCGATGGTGCCGCGCTCTTCACCAATAGCCGCCGCCATACTCTCGACGCCCACGGGGCCGCCGTCGAATTTATGGATCACGGCTTCCAAGATCTTGCGATCCATCACATCAAAACCTTCCTGGTCAACCTTGAGCATATCCAAGGCCGCTTTAGCCACTGCCTCACAGACTTCGCCATTGGCTTTGACTTCCGCGTAATCACGCACACGGCGCAGTAAGCGATTAGCGATGCGCGGTGTGCCGCGCGAACGACGTGCCACTTCGTGCGCACCACCTTCATCCATGGTCATCTTCAATAAATGCGCCGAGCGTTTGACGATATCCGCCAAATCGCTCGCTGAATAAAATTCCAAGCGGTGCACGATACCAAAGCGATCGCGCAAAGGTGACGTTAAGTTGCCCGCTTTTGTGGTTGCGCCCACCAAGGTGAATGAAGGCAGCTCAAGTTTGATCGAACGCGCCGCAGGCCCCTCGCCGATCATGATATCCAACTGACAATCTTCCATGGCAGGGTATAAAATCTCTTCGATCACGGGGCTTAAGCGGTGAATTTCGTCGATAAATAAAACATCACCTTTTTCCAAATTGGTCAAAAGCGCGGCCAAGTCGCCAGCTTTTTCAAGCACCGGCCCAGATGTTTGGCGAAGGCTCACCCCCATTTCATACGCGATAATATGTGCGAGCGTGGTTTTGCCCAAACCCGGCGGGCCAAAAATCAAAACATGGTCTAAGGAGTCGCCGCGCTTTCTCGCCGCCTCGATAAAAATACCGAGCTGCTCGGCCACCTCAGGCTGGCCGCGGTAATCGCATAAGCGCTTGGGCCGAATGGCGCGATCCACCACTTCGTCGTCTGGGCTAAGCTCGGCTGTGATAAGTCGGTCTGATTCAATCATAAAAAATCCGCTAAACTTGAGCTAGTTTAGCGGATTTTGTGTTAATCGCCAATGGCGCTCAGTTGCAATAACGATAGGATTTAAAAAGCGTTAGGGTTCCAACCTGGATCAATAAACAATACTGGGTGCTGATACGTACCGGGTTGAATACGGCCCTTACCGATCATCT
It encodes:
- the tolQ gene encoding protein TolQ — its product is MTWQQPFSHYLNTSSLVVQLVLLILVVASIISWTIIFQRWFALGRAKRANRRFERQILKQANFDDLLALIDKKPKKTQALALIFREGFKEWQRIEHENLSHAEKMDCVMRMMRVHASYEEEELEANLPMLATIGSVSPYIGLFGTVWGIMMSFHSLGGAEQVTISMVAPGISEALIATALGLFAAIPAVVFYNRYAAMVDQIVHRFDIFQDEFVSLLTRKQTQGEKSDAVEHEA
- a CDS encoding Holliday junction branch migration DNA helicase RuvB, with product MIESDRLITAELSPDDEVVDRAIRPKRLCDYRGQPEVAEQLGIFIEAARKRGDSLDHVLIFGPPGLGKTTLAHIIAYEMGVSLRQTSGPVLEKAGDLAALLTNLEKGDVLFIDEIHRLSPVIEEILYPAMEDCQLDIMIGEGPAARSIKLELPSFTLVGATTKAGNLTSPLRDRFGIVHRLEFYSASDLADIVKRSAHLLKMTMDEGGAHEVARRSRGTPRIANRLLRRVRDYAEVKANGEVCEAVAKAALDMLKVDQEGFDVMDRKILEAVIHKFDGGPVGVESMAAAIGEERGTIEDVIEPYLIQQGFMMRTPRGRVVTARAYAHLGLDAPKRGAELL
- the tolR gene encoding protein TolR, with product MRRNRRTRRFMSQINVVPYIDVMLVLLVIFMITAPLMTQGIHVNLPNAKAKVIPLKQHVPIVVSVDRVGHFYVNVSPTPTTPISAENLVNLVAAELAVDREQNTPRPVFVKGDQSVSYGKVVEAMALLQKAGAPSVGLLTRTPDDVPST